The DNA segment CCGCGTTGCGTGCCCAGCGCGCATGAGTACGCTGCTCTGCATGCCTGACGGCCGGCACTTCGCCCCCATCATTCGCGCACCAACCCGCTTCAGCCTCGTCCCCTCCGTTGAGACCTCTCGATGCAATACAAGGATTACTACAAGACCCTCGGCGTATCGCGCACCGCTTCGCAGGAAGAAATCAAACGCGCCTATCGCAGGCTGGCGCGCAAGTATCACCCGGACGTCAGCAAGGAACCCAACGCCGAGGCGCGCTTCAAGGAGATCAACGAGGCCAATGAGGTACTGAAGGATCCGGAGAAACGCGCCACCTATGACGCACTCGGCAGCGGCTGGCGTGCCGGCGACGACTTCCGTCCGCCGCCCGGCGCCGGCGGCTGGAGCGACTTCGACTTCAAAACCGGCGGCGCGTCCGGTGACTACAGCGACTTCTTCTCCAGCATCTTCGGCCGCGCTTTCCGCTCCGAGGGGCGTGGCGCCGGTCGCCAACGCGGCCAGGATCAGACCATCCAGCTCGCGATCGACCTGGAAGACTCACACCAGGGCGCGACCCGTCAGATCAAGGTCGATCTGCCCGGATTCGGCTCCAACGGCCAGAGCACGGCGCGCTCCCGGACGCTCAACGTGCGCATTCCGGCCGGCGTCACCCAGGGGCGCCAGATCCGGCTCGCCGGTCAGGGTCTGCCCGGACGCAACGGCGGACCAGCCGGCGATCTCTACCTGGAGATCGAGTTCAAACCGCATCGTCTGTTCACCCCCGACGGACGCGACATCCATCTCCGCCTGCCGGTCTCGCCCTGGGAGGCCGCACTCGGTGCCACGGTCCAGGTGCCGACCCTGGGCGGCTCGGTCAACCTCAAGATCCCGCCCGGCTCGCAATCCGGGCGTAAACTGCGACTCAAGGGACGCGGTCTGCCGGGTACGCCGCCGGGCGACGAGATCGTACAATTGGAGATCGTGATTCCGCCTGCCGAGACCGAAGCCGCCCGCGAACTCTATCGGCGCATGGCCGAACAACTCCCGTTCGATCCACGCGCCCAGTTGGGCGTCTGACAGTCGAGTCGCTACCACCAATATCGTCACCGTGCCCCTGATCGCGGCCCTGGGCATCGGTCTGGCCATGTCGCTGCGCGGGCGCAATGCCCTGACCCACGGCTTCGGCCTGGTCGCGCTGGCGGTGATGGTGCCCATGATCGTGGTCCAGTTGTACGGCGCGCTGGTGTTCAGCCTGGGCGATGCCGGTCTGTCCGGTGCGGCGGTCGCTCCCGTGGTCCTGGACGAGATCCCGGCCCTGGATGACGCCGCCCTGCCGACGGAAAGAGATCATGGTCAAGGACGTGGCGACGATTTCCCCCTTCGCCACCATTCGTGAAGCCATCGCCGAAATGCGTCGGCGCAAGGTCAAGTCGCTGGTGGTCAACAAGCGCCATGAGTACGACGCCTACGGCATCATCACCTACACCACTATCCTGCGCACCATCGTCGCTGAAGAGGGCGACATCGATCTGATCAACGTCTATGACGTCTGCGCCAAGCCGGTGATCAGTGTCCCGGAGCTGCTCGAGGTCAAGTATGTGGCCCAACTGATGTTCAAGCAGCGGATTCGACGTCTGATGGTGCTGCGGGACAATCTGCTGGTCGGTCTGGTGACGATGAACGACATCGTCACCTCGATTCCGGGCATGCTCGAAGACGGCTCGGTGTCCGCCTCCGGCTGATCTCCAAGTCGGGTCACAGCACGCGCATCGACAGATCCACCGCGCGCACGTCCTTGGTCAGGGCGCCGACCGAGATCCGGTCGACGCCGGTCTCGGCCACGGCGCGGATCGTCTCCAGGTCGATTCCGCCCGAAGCCTCCAGTTGCGCCCGACCGGCGGTCACGGCGACGGCGCGTCTCAGGGCGTCGGGCGCGAAGTTGTCGAGCAGGACGACGGGTGCGCCGGCATCGAGCGCGATCTCAAGTTCGTCCAGGGACTCGACCTCGATCTCGACCGGAACGCCCGGATGCAGGGGGCGCGCCGCCTCCAGCGCCGCCTGGATGGAGCCGGCGGCCAGGATGTGGTTCTCCTTGATCAGGATGGCGTCGAACAGCCCGATGCGATGATTGTGGCCGCCGCCGCAGCGCACCGCATATTTCTGTTGCAGCCGCAGTCCGGGCAGCGTCTTGCGCGTGTCGAGCACCCGTACCGGCAGACCGGCCACGGCCTCGACATAGCGTCGGGTCAGGGTGGCGGTGCCGGAGAGCGTCTGGAGATAGTTCATTGCGGTGCGCTCGCCGGTCAGCAGGGCGCGCACCGGGCCGTCGAGCACGCAGAGACGTTGGCCGGGCGTGATCGGCTCACCGTCGTCGGCGTCCCACTGAATCCGGATCTCGGGATCGAGCACGCGAAAGATCGCCTCGAACCAGGGTGCGCCGCAGAGCACGGCCGACTCGCGGGTGATGAGTTCGGCGCGCGCGAGACGATCGGCGGGCAGGAGCGAGGCAGTCAGATCGCCCTCCCCTACGTCCTCGGCCAGGGCGGCGCGCGCCTGGAATTCGATCAGGGCCGGATCGGGCCGATCGCGGATGGGGTCGAAAGGGTTCTGAGACTGGGAGACGGTGGAGGCGTAGGACATGGGCGATACCGACGATGACTGAAATGAACGAAGTGAAATAGCATAGGACAGCTTGCAGGTGCGCGGCTCAATACTGAGCCGGCAAAAACACGCTTCCCGCCAAACGCCCATAGATATCCAGGTACGCAAACGGATGGTCGCGACGCCTAATAGCGCTGATTCACGGCCCGACTCGGACATCGACGCCGAGGGTTGGCTGGCCGCCGCCGAGCGCCGCCCCTCGCCGAATCAGGACGCGCGCCCGCCCGAGACGACGATCGACCTGCTGGTGATCCACAACATCAGCCTGCCGCCGGGCGAGTTCGGCGGCGACTGGATCGACGCGCTCTTTCACAACCGGCTCGATCCGAACGCGCATCCCTATTTCGCGCCCATCGCCGACGTGCGCGTCTCGGCCCATCTGCTGATCCGGCGCGATGGCCGGCTGATCCAGTACGTCCCCTGTGAGCGGCGCGCCTGGCACGCCGGGGTCTCCAGTTTTGAGGGACGCGAGCGCTGCAACGATTATTCGATCGGCATCGAGCTGGAGGGCGCCGACGAGACGCCCTTCACCGAGGCACAATACATCCGGCTCGCCGCCTGCACCCGTCGGATCAGGCAGCGCTATCCGGCCATCGGCCTCGAGCGGATCGTCGGACATTCCGACATCGCGCCCGGCCGCAAGACCGATCCGGGGCCGGCTTTCGATTGGGCGCGTTACCGACGCGACCTCGGCGAGTCGAGGCGTGACTGCAGTGCTGACTTGACGCCGTCATCTGCTACGCTATTTGAAAATGCATCAAAAACTTAATGTGAACGATCGTAGATCGATGGCGCATCGGAAGAAGCGCCGCAATCTCGTGAGGAGAGGGATATGGCCAAGGCACTCCATGCGCGCACCGATGACGATTGTCATCTGCCGGCGATCAACAAATTACGGGTCTTGCTGTTCGAGCGCGAGGACGGCTGGTTTGCCCAGGGCGTCGACCTGGACTATGCCGCTACCGGCCGCACGTTGGAAGAAGTGCAGCAGCACTTCGAGCAGGGGCTGGCGGCGACGATCAATCGCCACTTACAGCGTTTCGACAGCATCGAGCACCTGCTGAAATATCCACCGGAAGCCGAGTGGAAGGCACTCAAGGAGCCGCGCGCTTACGACATCGATCTCGTCACCTGGCACGAGATGGGCGACAGCCTGATGCCGCTGCCGTTCGATGGAATCGCCTATCTGCCGGTGACGCATGCAGCTACCGCCTAAAGGAGATCCGCACGGCGACTTCGCCATGCAGTTGCCGCGAGACACGGTGCTGTATGTGTTGCGCGAGTATGGTGTCGAGGTCGAGTGCGACACGCCGATGCTCGACGGGCGTGCGCTCCGCACCTTGAGCGCCGATGATGTGATCGAGTGCCAATGGCTGCCCGATCCCGTCATGGGCTTGATGGTTCGGTATCTTGCACGCAAGTTCGGCATCCCGACACACGCCTTCTATTTCGACATCACTCAAGACGTCGGGCCTCCGCGCCATCACTGATGGCACAGAGCTCAAACTCAAACGGCGAATGAGGTCTCGCCCAATGCTCGACCAACTGCGCCTGCATTACCTGATCCATCTGCATACCGCCGCCCCCTGCCGTTCCAATAGCCCGCATGCTCGTGCTTTTCAACAAACCCTATGGCGTGCTCAGCCAGTTCACCAGCGACCCGCTCGGCTCGGGCGGGACGCTGCGTGACTTCATCCCCTTGCGCGGCGTCTATCCGTCCGGACGGCTCGACAAGGACAGCGAGGGCCTGCTGCTCCTGACCGATGACGGCGTGCTCCAGCATCGCATCAGCCATCCGCGCCACAAGTCCTGGAAGACCTATTGGACACAGGTCGAGGGTCGACCGACGGACGAGCAGCTCGAACGGCTGAGACAGGGCGTGATCCTGAAGGATGGCCCGACCCGTCCGGCGCGCGTCCGGACGCTCCCCGAACCGGATCTCTGGCCGCGCGATCCGCCGATTCGCGTTCGTCAGAGTATCCCGACCGCCTGGATCGAGATCGCCATCCATGAAGGACGAAACCGTCAGGTGCGACGCATGACCGCCGCCGTGGGTCTGCCGACGCTGCGTCTGGTGCGCGTGGCCGTCGGCGACTGGCGGCTCGACGGTCTGCGTCCCGGCGAATACCGGGTGTTGCAACAGCCGCGTTCGCGAGCGCGCTCGTGACGGCCATGCCGCCTGCCGCTGCCGATCATACGCTGAGACGCACTTGGCTCTGGCTGGCGCTGCTGCTCTCCGCCGTGCTGCATGTCGCCGTGGCCGCCGTGCTCTGGCGAGCGGAACGGCCTGACTCGACCGTAGCAGACACACAACCGTTGATGTTCGAACTCGTGCGCGCCGGGAGCGGCGAGGCGTCGACGGGCGAGTCCCCGCAACACGCCGACGCCGACCTGCCGTCATCTCCGGAGCCCGCGTCAGCGCCGCCCCCGAGCCCGGCAGCACAGGACGACGCTATTCCTGTACCACCGACACCGGCGCTCGTGCCGACACCGACGAGCACTCCAGCCGATCCTGTGGCAGCCGCTTACAAAACGGCCAAACCCGCACCGAAGACAGCGCAACGGCACGCCCGTCCGATCAAGCTTCGGCCGACGCCCAGCCGGACGCGCGAATCGAAGGAACGACCGAGCCGTCCACTACAGACCAAACAGTCGACGGTTAAGGGATCGACGACGGCATCAGCGACCGCGACCGTTGTCGGGAAGGCCGGCACTGCCGAAAGCTCGGGCCGCACGCCGACCACACAGTCGGGCGAGTCCACCGCCGGACAACGCGCCGCCGAACGCGCCTACCTAGCGGCCCTGCAACGCGCCATCGCCCGTCATCAGCGCTATCCGGCCGGCGCCCGGCGTCATGGTCAGACCGGAGTGGCGACACTCGCCTTCGTCATCGAGGCCGACGGGCGCCTCAGCCAGATCCGGCTCGCCCAGAGCTCCGGCCATGACGCGCTCGACCGCTCCGCGCTCCAGGCACTGACACGGCTCGGACGCTTCGACCCCATCCCCAAGTCGCTCGGCCGAAGCGCCTGGTCGCTGCGCATTCCGATCCGCTTCGACCTCGAATGAGCCGCCAACCGCGTGCTCTGTGCTCTTGACCTGGATACCGATGCACTTCAGCATCCAATAAAATACTCATTTTCGACCGGCTCACCGAGGACTCGACTCAATGGCAGCGCTCAATCTCGATCATCTCCGGCCCCTGCGCGATCAGCTCGTGGGACACGCCATCTATGGTGCCCTCCAGCGCATCGAGGATCTTCAGATCTTCATGCAGCATCATGTCTTCTCGGTCTGGGACTTCATGTCGCTGATCAAGTATCTGCAACGCGCCATCGCCCCGGTCGTCGTGCCCTGGCAGCCGGCCTCGGACCCGAGCCTGCGCTACTTCATCAATCAGTTGACGCAGGAAGAGGAATCCGATGCCATTCCGCTCGACTCGGGCGAAGTGCTGTACGCGAGCCATTTCGAACTCTACTGTCGCGCCATGCACGAGGTCGGCGCCGATGGCGAGATGCCCGGACGCTTTCTGCAGCTGGTCAACGAGCAGGGCATCGATCAGGCGCTCTATTCCTCCCTGGTTCCGCTGCCGGCGCGCTATTTCAGCGAGACCACCTTCTGCTTCATCCGCGAGGACAAGCCGCATCTGGTCGCCGCCGCGCTGGCGTTGGGACGCGAGAACCTGATCCCGAGCATGTTCCGCCGGTTCCTCGACCGCATGGCGATCACGGAGGCACAGGCGCCGATCTTCCACGCCTACCTCAAGCGTCACATCCATCTCGACGAAGACTTCCACGGCCCGCTCTCGATGCAGTTGCTCGAAACCCTGTGCGGCGACGACCCCGAGCGGATCGAGGAAGCCGAGACCGCCGCCGAGGAGGCGCTGTGCGCGCGCATCCGTTTCTGGGATGGGGTGCTGGAGGCGATCGAGTCGGGACGCGGTGCACAATAACCGATCGACTTGATAAACTAATTATCCGTCGCTACCTCCGGAGTACAGATTTCGATTCACGACATCCATCCGGAGAGAGAGACGATGAGCGCAACCCTGAGCGTAGCCCTGGACAACGAAGGATTCCTGCTCGACCGCGATGACTGGAGCGAAGACGTCGCCATCGAACTGGCTCAGAGCGACGACTTCGAGATGACCGAGCAGGTGATGCACTTCATCCGCGAGGCGCGCGCCATGTACGAGGAAGACGGCGTGGTGCCGCCGATCCGCATCTTCGCCAAGAAGCAGAAGGTCTCGACCAAGGAGCTCTACGACATCTTCAAGAAGGGGCCGATGAAGCTCATCTGTAAATGGGGCGGTCTGCCCAAGCCGACCGGATGCGTCTGAGTTCCTCGGCGACCTCGCGGCTGAAGTCGGCCAGGGTCAGACGCATCGTGCGGCGCGGCGATGAAGACCTCGATCCCGACCGCGCGCCCGTCCGGCTCCAGACCATAGCCGATCACCTGGCCGGCAAGAGGCCGCATTCGGGGCATTCGGTGAGTGAGGGGTGGGACATGTTGACAGCCGGCGTCGCGGTGACCTCTGGACGATGAGGCGCTGGTCGAGGTGTGATTATAGGACCCCGCGAACTGCGGGCGGTTTAGAATCCGGATTCTCACACCTGTCCATCGAGCCGATCCGACACCCCCATGCCCACTGCCCATCAAGCTCTCGATCACTGGCTGAGCACGCTCGGCCCATTGCGGCTCGCTTTAGAGGGGCGTGTGGGCTGGGAGTTCGGCACCCTGTTCGCCGCGCAACCCTGGCTCGCCCAATCGCCTCGGGGCGACGGGCATCCGGTGCTGGTGCTGCCGCGTTTTCTCGGCTGCGACCTTTCCACCCAGCCGCTGCGCGATTTTCTCGCTCGACTCGGCTATCGCGCCGAACCCTGGGGGCTGGGCGTCAATCTGGGGCCGCGCGCCGGTGTCATGGACGCCTGTCTGGAGCGGCTGGAGCACCTGTACGCGACCCACGGATGCCGGGTCAGTCTGATCGGCTGGAGCCTGGGCGGACTCTATGCGCGTGAGCTGGCCAAGGAAGCGCCGGAGCAGGTTCGGCTGGTCATCACGCTCGGCTCGCCCTTCGCGGGCGACCAGTCGGACCCGAGCGAACTCTGGCAACTCCAAGAACGGATGACCGGCGAGCCTGTCGGTCTGCCGCTGCGTCACGGCCCGCTCGACCAGGCACCGCCCGTGCCGACGACCTCCATCTTCAGCCGCAGCGACGGCATCGTCCACTGGACCGACAGCCTCGAACACGAAGGCCCCATCACCGAGAACATCCTGGTCGAATCCAGCCATCTCGGGCTGGCGTTCAATCCGCTCTCTCTCCACGCCATCGCCGACCGGCTGGCGCAACCCGAGGGTGCCTGGCGTCCGTTCGAGCGCACCGGCGCGCGCGCCTGGCTCTATCCGAATCCGCCTCGCGCCTGATCGCGCTCCCGACTGCTCCATCCACGCCATCGACAACCGACCCGGCCCGCCGCCTTGACCACGCTCATCGTCCTCGTCTTCCTGCTGGTCTATCTCGGACTCTTCCTCGGCGGTCTGCCCTTCCTGCAACTGGACCGCACCGGGGTGGCGCTGCTCGGGGCGATCGTGCTGCTGGCGACCGATGTCGTCGACATGGATCAGGTGTGGGAGGCCGTGCATCCGCCGACACTGGCCTTGCTGTTCGCCTTCATGGTGATCTCGGCGCAACTGCGTCTGAGCGGTTTCTACGACTGGGTGGTGTGGCGGCTCGATCGCTTCGACCTGCCGCCCTCGGCCCTGCTGGGTGCGGTGATCCTGGCCTCGGCGCTGCTCTCGGCGGTGTTCAGCAACGATATCGTCTGTCTGGCGATGGCGCCGGTGCTGGCCGACGCCTGCCGCGCGCGCCGGCTCGATCCGGTGCCCTTTCTGCTCGCGCTCGCCTGTGCCGCCAATCTCGGCTCGGCGGCGACCCTGATCGGCAATCCGCAAAACATGCTGATCGGCGAGCGGCTGGGGCTGGATTTCGGCGGCTATCTGCGTCTGGCCGCCGTGCCGGTCGGACTCGGGCTGGCGGCGACCTGGGTGATCATCCTGCTCGGACTCTCGCGCCGGCGCCGGCATTTGGCCGCGCCCGCGCCCATGGCGGCGAACCCGGAGCCGGAGACCGAGGCGACGAGCCACCGACAACGCGCGGAGGATCAGGCGCCCGGACTCGATCGCCGGCAGACGCTCAAAGGGCTGGGTGTGGCGGGCGTGCTCCTGCTGGCCTTTCTGTTCGCACCCTGGCCGCGCGATCTGCTGGCGCTCGCCGGGGCGGGTCTGCTGCTGACGAGCCGACGTCTGCACTCGCACCGGATGCTGGGTCTGGTCGACTGGCAACTGCTGG comes from the Allochromatium tepidum genome and includes:
- a CDS encoding DnaJ C-terminal domain-containing protein, with protein sequence MQYKDYYKTLGVSRTASQEEIKRAYRRLARKYHPDVSKEPNAEARFKEINEANEVLKDPEKRATYDALGSGWRAGDDFRPPPGAGGWSDFDFKTGGASGDYSDFFSSIFGRAFRSEGRGAGRQRGQDQTIQLAIDLEDSHQGATRQIKVDLPGFGSNGQSTARSRTLNVRIPAGVTQGRQIRLAGQGLPGRNGGPAGDLYLEIEFKPHRLFTPDGRDIHLRLPVSPWEAALGATVQVPTLGGSVNLKIPPGSQSGRKLRLKGRGLPGTPPGDEIVQLEIVIPPAETEAARELYRRMAEQLPFDPRAQLGV
- a CDS encoding DUF3050 domain-containing protein — protein: MAALNLDHLRPLRDQLVGHAIYGALQRIEDLQIFMQHHVFSVWDFMSLIKYLQRAIAPVVVPWQPASDPSLRYFINQLTQEEESDAIPLDSGEVLYASHFELYCRAMHEVGADGEMPGRFLQLVNEQGIDQALYSSLVPLPARYFSETTFCFIREDKPHLVAAALALGRENLIPSMFRRFLDRMAITEAQAPIFHAYLKRHIHLDEDFHGPLSMQLLETLCGDDPERIEEAETAAEEALCARIRFWDGVLEAIESGRGAQ
- a CDS encoding pseudouridine synthase, with the translated sequence MLVLFNKPYGVLSQFTSDPLGSGGTLRDFIPLRGVYPSGRLDKDSEGLLLLTDDGVLQHRISHPRHKSWKTYWTQVEGRPTDEQLERLRQGVILKDGPTRPARVRTLPEPDLWPRDPPIRVRQSIPTAWIEIAIHEGRNRQVRRMTAAVGLPTLRLVRVAVGDWRLDGLRPGEYRVLQQPRSRARS
- the ampD gene encoding 1,6-anhydro-N-acetylmuramyl-L-alanine amidase AmpD, whose protein sequence is MVATPNSADSRPDSDIDAEGWLAAAERRPSPNQDARPPETTIDLLVIHNISLPPGEFGGDWIDALFHNRLDPNAHPYFAPIADVRVSAHLLIRRDGRLIQYVPCERRAWHAGVSSFEGRERCNDYSIGIELEGADETPFTEAQYIRLAACTRRIRQRYPAIGLERIVGHSDIAPGRKTDPGPAFDWARYRRDLGESRRDCSADLTPSSATLFENASKT
- a CDS encoding alpha/beta fold hydrolase, with the translated sequence MPTAHQALDHWLSTLGPLRLALEGRVGWEFGTLFAAQPWLAQSPRGDGHPVLVLPRFLGCDLSTQPLRDFLARLGYRAEPWGLGVNLGPRAGVMDACLERLEHLYATHGCRVSLIGWSLGGLYARELAKEAPEQVRLVITLGSPFAGDQSDPSELWQLQERMTGEPVGLPLRHGPLDQAPPVPTTSIFSRSDGIVHWTDSLEHEGPITENILVESSHLGLAFNPLSLHAIADRLAQPEGAWRPFERTGARAWLYPNPPRA
- a CDS encoding CBS domain-containing protein, with product MTPPCRRKEIMVKDVATISPFATIREAIAEMRRRKVKSLVVNKRHEYDAYGIITYTTILRTIVAEEGDIDLINVYDVCAKPVISVPELLEVKYVAQLMFKQRIRRLMVLRDNLLVGLVTMNDIVTSIPGMLEDGSVSASG
- the nadC gene encoding carboxylating nicotinate-nucleotide diphosphorylase codes for the protein MSYASTVSQSQNPFDPIRDRPDPALIEFQARAALAEDVGEGDLTASLLPADRLARAELITRESAVLCGAPWFEAIFRVLDPEIRIQWDADDGEPITPGQRLCVLDGPVRALLTGERTAMNYLQTLSGTATLTRRYVEAVAGLPVRVLDTRKTLPGLRLQQKYAVRCGGGHNHRIGLFDAILIKENHILAAGSIQAALEAARPLHPGVPVEIEVESLDELEIALDAGAPVVLLDNFAPDALRRAVAVTAGRAQLEASGGIDLETIRAVAETGVDRISVGALTKDVRAVDLSMRVL
- a CDS encoding TusE/DsrC/DsvC family sulfur relay protein, with product MSATLSVALDNEGFLLDRDDWSEDVAIELAQSDDFEMTEQVMHFIREARAMYEEDGVVPPIRIFAKKQKVSTKELYDIFKKGPMKLICKWGGLPKPTGCV
- a CDS encoding energy transducer TonB, with the translated sequence MPPAAADHTLRRTWLWLALLLSAVLHVAVAAVLWRAERPDSTVADTQPLMFELVRAGSGEASTGESPQHADADLPSSPEPASAPPPSPAAQDDAIPVPPTPALVPTPTSTPADPVAAAYKTAKPAPKTAQRHARPIKLRPTPSRTRESKERPSRPLQTKQSTVKGSTTASATATVVGKAGTAESSGRTPTTQSGESTAGQRAAERAYLAALQRAIARHQRYPAGARRHGQTGVATLAFVIEADGRLSQIRLAQSSGHDALDRSALQALTRLGRFDPIPKSLGRSAWSLRIPIRFDLE
- a CDS encoding SLC13 family permease, with the protein product MTTLIVLVFLLVYLGLFLGGLPFLQLDRTGVALLGAIVLLATDVVDMDQVWEAVHPPTLALLFAFMVISAQLRLSGFYDWVVWRLDRFDLPPSALLGAVILASALLSAVFSNDIVCLAMAPVLADACRARRLDPVPFLLALACAANLGSAATLIGNPQNMLIGERLGLDFGGYLRLAAVPVGLGLAATWVIILLGLSRRRRHLAAPAPMAANPEPETEATSHRQRAEDQAPGLDRRQTLKGLGVAGVLLLAFLFAPWPRDLLALAGAGLLLTSRRLHSHRMLGLVDWQLLVLFVGLFIVNHALQETGLPAQAITALAGLGMDLHDPAPLFGAGAILSNLVSNVPAVMLLLPAATEPMSGPILALSSTLAGNLLIVSSIANIIVVQAAARQGLLIDWRAHARVGLPVTLTTLAIAALWLGVLQG